From the genome of Alosa alosa isolate M-15738 ecotype Scorff River chromosome 18, AALO_Geno_1.1, whole genome shotgun sequence, one region includes:
- the LOC125311792 gene encoding zinc finger protein 253-like has protein sequence MKNGHTGFPTTQTMETADQQTDLATPQHLEEEIKNDCKRSNSWTPEDVVSTLSVKSEPDFSPYVCTQKLFLERDSCSPDHLYTEHELFDLKSEVKSEVDSDEQMSLELAERIVNPFQDCMTSKVEVDETDEVCDNNADHSVALLNVCQEGSVQEAQGGNHDTEVLTLTESEESIQEGRVCHVVRYKRKAKPGAREADKPKTQSESLREHLCLLCGKSYSSADTLKAHMKIHNSEKSFIKAKPGAREANKPKTQSESLREHLCLLCGKSYSSADTLKAHMKIHNSEKSFICPTCGKAFKKNDYMRKNTFVCTQEKSHMDAICAERPSRGQTPSPITCGSTMAKRKTKERECTRVRCVEKASLSHACFCGTSKGTQSIGPLSVSNATRDSKC, from the coding sequence ATGAAGAACGGACACACTGGATTTCCAACCACACAGACAATGGAGACTGCAGATCAACAAACTGACCTGGCTACACCACAACATCTTGAAGAAGAGATTAAGAATGACTGTAAAAGATCTAATTCTTGGACACCAGAAGATGTGGTTTCAACTCTCTCAGTCAAATCAGAGCCAGACTTCAGTCCTTACGTTTGTACTCAGAAATTGTTCTTGGAGAGGGATAGTTGTAGTCCAGATCATCTTTACACTGAACATGAACTCTTTGACCTCAAATCTGAGGTTAAGTCAGAAGTGGACTCCGATGAGCAAATGTCTTTGGAACTTGCAGAAAGGATTGTGAATCCATTTCAGGACTGTATGACATCTAAGGTTGAAGTTGATGAGACTGATGAAGTGTGTGACAATAACGCTGACCATTCAGTGGCCTTATTAAATGTCTGCCAGGAGGGGAGTGTCCAGGAGGCACAGGGAGGTAACCATGACACTGAAGTGTTGACGCTGACGGAATCTGAGGAGTCAATTCAGGAAGGCCGTGTTTGCCACGTTGTGAGGTACAAGCGCAAGGCTAAACCTGGAGCGAGAGAAGCTGATAAACCAAAGACACAATCTGAAAGTTTAAGGGAACACCTTTGCTTACTGTGTGGGAAAAGCTACAGCAGTGCTGATACTTTGAAGGCCCACATGAAGATACACAATAGTGAGAAATCCTTCATCAAGGCTAAACCTGGAGCGAGAGAAGCTAATAAACCAAAGACACAATCTGAAAGTTTAAGGGAACACCTTTGCTTACTGTGTGGGAAAAGCTACAGCAGTGCTGATACTTTGAAGGCCCACATGAAGATACACAATAGTGAGAAATCCTTCATCTGCCCCACCTGTGGGAAAGCATTTAAAAAGAATGATTACATGAGAAAAAACACATTCGTGtgcacacaggagaaaagccatatGGATGCCATCTGTGCGGAAAGGCCTTCCCGCGGTCAGACTCCCTCGCCAATCACATGCGGATCCACAATggcaaaaagaaagacaaaagaaagagaatgCACTCGTGTGAGGTGTGTGGAAAAAGCTTCACTAAGCCATGCATGCTTTTGTGGCACCAGCAAAGGCACACAGAGCATAGGCCCTTTATCTGTAAGCAATGCCACAAGGGATTCAAAGTGCTGA
- the LOC125312102 gene encoding zinc finger protein 37 homolog: protein MNPHSFHIQRTSTPSSKLKLRCGSESTGNACSDTKTAECVLVPISVKPEPDLDPYFLSLELLSRESTTHPDDHKVKVDLLDLKSEIKSELSSDELLCFEVADMIGDPFKDCVKLVNEQVNNCSIPEHSEGSLVALQKDKLQHPTPQVEEDHSSTEVLLLAEPEGLNQEGRVCHLLRYRTQVNNRHVKQQHSEKETCEGTKRETYKARRKLGNLKQYMCSLCGKILANCNGLQVHMRIHTGEKPYVCPTCGKAFARSDWLKDHMMIHTGLQKPIKPHQFQCSQCDKSFAKASGLQYHMRRHTRERPYACHLCEKRFIDVSDLNQHAVCHSNIRPFVCTDCGSSFQRRCTLEKHQRIHTGEKPFKCPECGKAFPYKYSFTVHLRTHKKLPTIHRDGLNQQ from the coding sequence ATGAATCCACATTCTTTTCATATCCAGCGGACCTCAACCCCATCCTCTAAACTTAAACTTAGGTGTGGGAGTGAAAGTACCGGCAATGCTTGTTCTGATACAAAGACAGCTGAATGTGTTCTGGTTCCAATCAGTGTGAAACCAGAACCAGATTTAGATCCATACTTTCTCTCACTTGAGTTACTCTCAAGAGAGTCAACAACCCATCCAGATGATCACAAGGTGAAGGTTGACCTTTTGGATCTCAAATCAGAGATAAAGTCAGAACTATCCAGTGATGAACTTCTATGTTTTGAAGTTGCTGACATGATTGGGGACCCATTCAAAGACTGTGTTAAACTTGTGAATGAGCAAGTAAATAACTGTAGTATTCCAGAACATTCGGAGGGAAGTCTGGTTGCACTGCAAAAAGACAAACTACAGCATCCAACACCACAAGTAGAGGAAGATCACAGTAGTACTGAGGTGTTGCTGCTTGCTGAGCCTGAGGGTTTGAATCAGGAAGGCCGTGTTTGCCATCTTCTGAGATACAGAACCCAAGTGAATAACAGACATGTGAAACAACAGCATAGTGAGAAAGAAACTTGTGAAGGTACAAAACGTGAAACTTATAAAGCAAGAAGGAAACTGGGTAACTTGAAACAGTATATGTGCTCGCTTTGTGGTAAAATTCTTGCCAACTGCAATGGTTTGCAGGTACACATGCGGATACACACCGGGGAGAAGCCGTATGTCTGCCCTACTTGCGGGAAGGCGTTCGcacgttctgattggctgaaagATCATATGATGATCCACACTGGACTACAAAAGCCGATCAAACCACATCAATTCCAATGCAGCCAGTGTGACAAGAGCTTTGCCAAGGCCTCTGGCCTTCAATACCACATGCGGCGTCACACACGGGAAAGGCCATATGCTTGCCATCTATGTGAGAAACGCTTCATCGATGTAAGTGATTTGAACCAGCACGCAGTGTGCCACTCAAACATCAGGCCTTTTGTTTGCACTGATTGTGGAAGCAGCTTTCAACGGCGGTGCACGCTAGAAAAACACCAGCGCATCCACACTGGGGAGAAGCCCTTCAAATGCCCAGAATGTGGAAAAGCCTTCCCATATAAGTACAGCTTTACTGTGCACTTGAGGACCCACAAAAAATTACCAACTATACACAGGGATGGATTGAATCAACAATAA